From Ananas comosus cultivar F153 linkage group 8, ASM154086v1, whole genome shotgun sequence, one genomic window encodes:
- the LOC109714492 gene encoding uncharacterized protein LOC109714492 isoform X2 encodes MAASSRGVAAPPFDLKMGKLSPAPAPPREVDFRKQRWLGEPIRWCGGPESEPRRLGKGVVNAAAAERAEEWGIEHRNRATKLPFPSPRCQRLFKQEFYLRCSARNSAPQSRDTPPKRDTGIASEKDWGINLLDEKVNESGVNEDGSTWYRQSGEDVGDNGYRCRWARMGGQSHDGSVEWTETWWEKSDWTGYKELGAEKSGKNAEGDSWWETWKEVLYQDEWSNLARIERSAEKQAKSGTEKAGWYEKWWEKYDAKGWTEKGAHKYGRLNEQSWWEKWGEHYDGRGYVLKWTDKWAETDLGTRWGDKWEEKFFSGIGSRQGETWHVSPSGELSLPAF; translated from the exons ATGGCCGCGAGCTCGCGAGGGGTGGCGGCTCCGCCGTTCGATCTCAAAATGGGGAAGCtttcgccggcgccggcgccgccgcgggaAGTGGACTTCCGGAAGCAGCGGTGGCTCGGGGAGCCGATCCGGTGGTGCGGCGGCCCCGAGTCGGAGCCCCGGAGACTCGGCAAGGGGGTGGTcaatgcggcggcggcggagagggccGAGGAGTGGGGCATCGAGCACAGGAACCGCGCGACGAAGCTTCCCTTCCCTTCGCCGCG CTGCCAGAGGCTTTTCAAACAAGAGTTTTACCTCCGCTGCAGTGCGAGAAATTCAGCTCCTCAATCTCGCGACACTCCGCCTAAGAGAG ACACTGGTATTGCTAGTGAAAAGGACTGGGGAATCAACTTGCTAGATGAGAAGGTGAACGAGTCTGGCGTAAATGAAGACGGCAGTACATGGTACAGGCAGAGTGGAGAAGACGTTGGTGACAACGGATATAGGTGTCGTTGGGCTCGGATGGGAGGTCAAAGCCATGATGGTTCTGTCGAGTGGACTGAAACT TGGTGGGAGAAAAGTGATTGGACTGGATATAAGGAGTTAG GTGCAGAGAAATCTGGCAAGAATGCTGAAGGAGATTCTTGGTGGGAAACATGGAAAGAGGTTCTGTACCAAGATGAATGGAG TAATCTTGCGAGAATAGAAAGAAGTGCAGAGAAACAAGCAAAATCAGGCACAGAAAAAGCTGGATGGTATGAAAAATG GTGGGAAAAGTATGATGCAAAAGGTTGGACGGAAAAAGGAGCTCATAAATATGGAAGGCTGAATGAACAATCGTGGTGGGAGAAGTGGGGGGAACATTATGATGGACGAGGATACGTGCTTAAGTG GACAGATAAATGGGCCGAAACCGACTTAGGCACGCGGTGGGGAGACAAGTGGGAGGAGAAGTTTTTTTCCGGCATAGGTTCACGGCAAGGGGAGACATGGCATGTATCTCCATCTGGTGAAC TTTCATTACCGGCCTTCTGA
- the LOC109714447 gene encoding uncharacterized protein LOC109714447 — translation MQQQQQQKETAKADRRGAEDYYEGRRQPQPPQISEMKPTTREAYGGGMYAAEEDKPAAAAAAAADTTKPRASETQSADGPEELPPEPKHAPPPSTGDRDLDITGQSYIQ, via the coding sequence atgcagcagcagcagcagcagaaggaAACAGCGAAAGCAGATCGTAGAGGAGCTGAGGATTATTACGAGGGACGACGTCAGCCTCAGCCGCCGCAGATATCCGAGATGAAGCCGACCACGCGTGAGGCATACGGCGGAGGGATGTACGCTGCCGAGGAGGACAAGCCcgcagcagcggcagcggcagcggcggacACGACGAAGCCGAGGGCCAGCGAGACGCAGAGCGCCGACGGGCCCGAGGAGCTGCCCCCGGAGCCAAAGCACGCGCCCCCGCCGTCCACCGGAGACCGCGATCTTGATATCACCGGCCAATCTTACATCCAGTAG
- the LOC109714429 gene encoding uncharacterized protein LOC109714429, translating into MEQHLHVRSISLPSRSHPAVARVEEALMKMRNFEASSSSATVDAICHGLRNLGDLHNCVEDLLQLPRLRQGLLQPNQKKWLGEELELGSVMSLDLCGAMKDMLATMKDHVQELQSALRRGDKTIHSMLNSYISTRREQMKHIKKRYKAARVMNQLLSEESDAFFVIEALLESREITSCLLGSILSLVSKPRPRQKAARWSLVSRVLLRRKVACEDVRENKVANENENFTLGTSYEIILQNDVNGEKVSKVQNQLKTLESSVESLEDGLGCLFRQLVQTRVSLLNILSL; encoded by the coding sequence ATGGAGCAACATTTGCATGTTAGATCCATTAGTTTGCCATCCAGATCGCATCCCGCGGTAGCCAGGGTCGAAGAAGCACTGATGAAGATGCGAAATTTCGAGGCGTCGTCTTCTTCTGCAACTGTCGATGCAATCTGCCATGGTTTGAGAAACCTTGGAGACCTGCACAATTGTGTAGAGGATCTTCTTCAGTTGCCGAGACTCCGACAAGGCCTCTTGCAACCCAACCAAAAGAAATGGCTCGGTGAGGAACTAGAATTAGGGTCTGTTATGTCGCTTGACTTATGCGGCGCGATGAAAGATATGTTGGCCACAATGAAGGATCATGTCCAAGAACTTCAATCAGCTCTGCGAAGAGGGGATAAAACAATCCACTCTATGCTAAATTCATACATTAGCACTAGAAGGGAGCAAATGAAGCATATCAAGAAGCGTTACAAAGCTGCGAGGGTGATGAATCAACTCCTCAGTGAGGAGAGCGACGCATTCTTTGTGATCGAGGCATTGCTAGAATCAAGAGAGATCACGAGTTGTCTTCTCGGTTCAATCTTGTCTCTTGTTTCCAAGCCGAGGCCGAGACAGAAGGCGGCAAGGTGGTCTTTAGTTTCCAGGGTCCTGCTTAGGAGGAAAGTGGCATGTGAGGATGTTCGTGAAAATAAAGTAGCGAACGAGAACGAGAACTTTACTCTCGGCACTTCCTATGAGATCATTCTACAGAATGATGTCAATGGCGAAAAGGTTTCGAAGGTGCAAAATCAGTTGAAAACTCTAGAGTCGAGCGTTGAATCTCTGGAGGATGGATTAGGGTGCTTGTTTAGGCAACTAGTTCAAACTAGAGTTTCACTTCTTAACATACTCAGCCTCTAG